Proteins encoded together in one Kitasatospora albolonga window:
- a CDS encoding MFS transporter → MATTVTDRPGYGQLLRTPGAWTFLLPGFAARQPFAMLTIGIVLLVQHTTGSYGSAGAVAAVAGVSMALVAPQGGKLADRFGQRAVLLPGVLLHTASVSTLTALALAGAPLWALFAAAVPTGASVPQIGPMVRARWAALLGATPDRPASPLMSTAAAFESVTDEFTFVLGPVIATALCTGVHPAAGLIAEAALTLVGGLLFAAQRATQPAPRPAATADRPHASALSVPGVRVLIVAFLGIGAVFGGMQVSLTAFTQEIGHPGMNGLLYGIFAAGNMLAGIVCGAIAWKISPQRRLVVGYVALTLMASGLWAVHSVPLLAGLGLLVGLCIAPALISGYTLVESLVPATARTEAFTWLTGAVALGQAAAVTVAGQLADAHGASTGFLVPLAGTVLALATLLALRSRLAPKSAGRTVARGIGHREPVTVD, encoded by the coding sequence GTGGCGACCACGGTCACCGACCGCCCGGGTTACGGGCAGTTGCTCCGCACCCCCGGTGCGTGGACCTTCCTCCTTCCGGGCTTCGCCGCACGGCAGCCCTTCGCGATGCTGACCATCGGCATCGTGCTGCTCGTCCAGCACACCACCGGCTCGTACGGCAGCGCGGGCGCCGTCGCGGCCGTCGCCGGTGTCTCCATGGCGCTGGTGGCCCCGCAGGGCGGCAAACTCGCCGACCGGTTCGGCCAGCGGGCCGTCCTGCTGCCCGGCGTGCTGCTGCACACCGCCTCCGTGAGCACCCTGACCGCGCTCGCGCTGGCGGGCGCGCCCCTGTGGGCGCTGTTCGCCGCCGCCGTGCCCACCGGCGCCTCCGTCCCGCAGATCGGCCCGATGGTGCGGGCCCGCTGGGCGGCGCTGCTGGGGGCCACCCCGGACCGGCCCGCCTCCCCGCTGATGTCCACGGCCGCCGCCTTCGAGTCGGTGACCGACGAGTTCACCTTCGTCCTCGGACCCGTCATCGCGACCGCGCTGTGCACCGGCGTGCACCCGGCGGCCGGGCTGATCGCCGAAGCGGCGCTCACCCTGGTCGGCGGTCTGCTCTTCGCCGCGCAGCGCGCCACCCAGCCCGCTCCCCGCCCCGCCGCAACGGCGGACCGGCCGCACGCCTCGGCGCTCTCCGTACCGGGTGTCCGCGTGCTCATCGTCGCCTTCCTGGGCATCGGCGCGGTCTTCGGCGGGATGCAGGTCTCCCTGACGGCGTTCACCCAGGAGATCGGCCACCCCGGCATGAACGGTCTGCTGTACGGGATCTTCGCCGCGGGCAACATGCTGGCGGGCATCGTCTGCGGCGCCATCGCCTGGAAGATCAGCCCGCAGCGCCGGCTCGTCGTCGGCTATGTGGCCCTGACCCTCATGGCCTCCGGCCTCTGGGCCGTGCACTCCGTACCGCTGCTGGCCGGACTCGGCCTGCTCGTCGGCCTCTGCATCGCCCCGGCGCTGATCAGCGGCTACACGCTGGTCGAGTCGCTGGTCCCGGCCACCGCCCGCACCGAGGCGTTCACCTGGCTGACGGGCGCCGTGGCACTGGGCCAGGCCGCCGCCGTGACCGTGGCGGGGCAACTCGCCGACGCCCATGGCGCGAGCACCGGATTCCTGGTCCCGCTGGCCGGTACCGTACTGGCGCTGGCGACCCTGCTGGCCCTGCGCTCGCGGCTGGCACCGAAGTCCGCGGGCCGGACCGTCGCACGTGGGATCGGTCACCGCGAGCCGGTCAC